A single region of the Brachypodium distachyon strain Bd21 chromosome 3, Brachypodium_distachyon_v3.0, whole genome shotgun sequence genome encodes:
- the LOC100844376 gene encoding MACPF domain-containing protein At1g14780 isoform X1 has translation MAVASAEKAVRCLGLGFDMTCDLRLKFCKESGGCLVTRNGETAAPVIVPGVGVLRDVPGDVKCGKGDRVRFKSDVLEFNKMSEVFNQRCSVEGKIPSGLFNACFDLDSGSWAQDASSTKCLAMDGYFISLLELRLERRRPLALAQHVLHDVPAAWDPSAIASFIDKYGTHVMTGLSMGGQDVVYVKQDAAASPLSPSEIRAHLDRLGDQLFTGACAVPPPHSKSKSKFKIPEAFNVFDAQVAQQRLQGITTLVSSKEGITVIYSKRGGNPAVSSHSEWLLTVPGAPDVINAKLVPITSLLRGVAGTGFLSHAINLYLRYKPPLGDLKYFLDFQHHRMWAPVLGELPLGPCSNRQGSSPALHFSLLGSKLYVSSSQVFVPNLPVTGMRLHLEGKKNNRLGIHLQHLAATPTFMAAVRNDRSPPQWQVSDDHRYYEPVQWRTYAQVCTAPVKYDPRWCSDAANDRRRRPDTAFVVSGAQLHVKAHDSTNVLHLRLLYSELPGYAVVQSRWARGTARLPGKSSSSSFLSMPFSGSSSSTSSSSGDASQKARPPVVVNINSGVFAGAPPVPVGAQKLLKFVDTSQVTMGPQDSPGYWLATGARLDVDKGKISLHVKFSLLAPASL, from the exons atgGCCGTGGCGTCGGCCGAAAAGGCGGTGAGGTGCCTCGGGCTGGGGTTCGACATGACGTGTGATCTGAGGCTCAAGTTCTGCAAGGAATCTGGGGGCTGCTTGGTGACCAGGAATggcgagacggcggcgccggtcaTCGTGCCCGGCGTCGGCGTGCTCCGTGACGTGCCCGGCGACGTCAAGTGCGGCAAGGGCGATCGCGTCCGTTTCAAGTCCGACGTGCTCGAGTTCAACAAG ATGTCTGAGGTGTTCAACCAGCGTTGCTCGGTGGAAGGGAAGATCCCGTCGGGGCTCTTCAACGCCTGCTTCGACCTCGACAGCGGCTCCTGGGCGCAGGACGCGTCCTCCACAAAGTGCCTCGCCATGGACGGCTACTTCATCTCCCTCCTCGAGCTCCGCCTcgaacgccgccgcccgctcgcccTCGCGCAGCACGTCCTCCACGACGTCCCTGCCGCCTGGGACCCCTCCGCCATCGCAAG CTTCATTGACAAGTACGGGACGCACGTGATGACGGGGCTGAGCATGGGCGGGCAGGACGTGGTGTACGTGAAGCAagacgcggcggcgtcgccgcTGTCGCCGTCGGAGATCAGGGCCCACCTCGACAGGCTCGGCGACCAGCTCTTCACCGGCGCCTGCGCCGTGCCGCCTCCGCactccaaatccaaatccaagTTCAAG ATACCGGAGGCCTTCAACGTGTTCGACGCGCAGGTGGCGCAGCAGCGGCTGCAAGGGATCACCACCCTCGTCTCCTCCAAGGAG ggaaTCACGGTGATATACTCCAAGAGGGGAGGGAACCCGGCGGTGAGCAGCCACTCGGAGTGGCTCCTGACGGTGCCTGGGGCTCCTGACGTGATCAACGCTAAGCTGGTTCCCATCACCTCCCTGCTCAGGGgcgtcgccggcaccggcTTCCTCTCGCACGCCATCAACCTCTACCTCAGAT ATAAGCCTCCGTTGGGTGACCTCAAGTACTTCCTGGATTTCCAGCACCATAGGATGTGGGCTCCCGTGCTCGGGGAGCTGCCCCTCGGCCCATGCTCCAACCGCCAGGGCTCCAGCCCAGCGCTGCATTTCAGCCTTCTGGGGTCCAAGCTCTATGTCAGCTCAAGCCAG GTGTTTGTGCCGAATCTGCCGGTCACCGGGATGAGGCTGCACCTCGAGGGCAAGAAAAACAACCG GCTAGGCATCCACCTGCAGCACCTGGCGGCCACGCCGACGTTCATGGCCGCCGTCCGGAACGACAGATCGCCGCCGCAATGGCAGGTCTCCGACGACCACCGCTACTACGAGCCGGTCCAATGGCGGACGTATGCGCAGGTCTGCACCGCGCCGGTCAAATATGACCCCCGGTGGTGCTCCGACGCCGCCAACgatcgccgtcgtcgtcccgACACCGccttcgtcgtctccggcgcgCAGCTCCACGTCAAGGCGCATGACTCCACCAACGTGCTGCACCTCAGGCTGCTCTACTCCGAGCTGCCCGGGTACGCCGTCGTCCAGTCAAGGTGGgcgcgcggcacggcgaggcTGCCCGGgaagtcgtcgtcgtcgagctTCCTGTCGATGCCGTTCTCAGGATCGTCGTCGTCTACGTCGTCATCGTCCGGGGACGCCTCCCAAAAGGCGCGTCCTCCGGTGGTCGTCAACATCAACTCCGGCGTGTTTGCCGGTGCGCCTCCGGTGCCCGTCGGCGCGCAGAAGCTGCTCAAATTCGTCGACACCTCGCAGGTGACCATGGGGCCGCAGGACAGCCCCGGGTACTGGCTCGCCACCGGCGCAAGGCTCGACGTCGACAAAGGGAAGATCTCGCTGCATGTCAAGTTCTCTTTGCTGGCGCCGGCATCTCTTTGA
- the LOC100844376 gene encoding MACPF domain-containing protein At1g14780 isoform X3 gives MSEVFNQRCSVEGKIPSGLFNACFDLDSGSWAQDASSTKCLAMDGYFISLLELRLERRRPLALAQHVLHDVPAAWDPSAIASFIDKYGTHVMTGLSMGGQDVVYVKQDAAASPLSPSEIRAHLDRLGDQLFTGACAVPPPHSKSKSKFKIPEAFNVFDAQVAQQRLQGITTLVSSKEGITVIYSKRGGNPAVSSHSEWLLTVPGAPDVINAKLVPITSLLRGVAGTGFLSHAINLYLRYKPPLGDLKYFLDFQHHRMWAPVLGELPLGPCSNRQGSSPALHFSLLGSKLYVSSSQVFVPNLPVTGMRLHLEGKKNNRLGIHLQHLAATPTFMAAVRNDRSPPQWQVSDDHRYYEPVQWRTYAQVCTAPVKYDPRWCSDAANDRRRRPDTAFVVSGAQLHVKAHDSTNVLHLRLLYSELPGYAVVQSRWARGTARLPGKSSSSSFLSMPFSGSSSSTSSSSGDASQKARPPVVVNINSGVFAGAPPVPVGAQKLLKFVDTSQVTMGPQDSPGYWLATGARLDVDKGKISLHVKFSLLAPASL, from the exons ATGTCTGAGGTGTTCAACCAGCGTTGCTCGGTGGAAGGGAAGATCCCGTCGGGGCTCTTCAACGCCTGCTTCGACCTCGACAGCGGCTCCTGGGCGCAGGACGCGTCCTCCACAAAGTGCCTCGCCATGGACGGCTACTTCATCTCCCTCCTCGAGCTCCGCCTcgaacgccgccgcccgctcgcccTCGCGCAGCACGTCCTCCACGACGTCCCTGCCGCCTGGGACCCCTCCGCCATCGCAAG CTTCATTGACAAGTACGGGACGCACGTGATGACGGGGCTGAGCATGGGCGGGCAGGACGTGGTGTACGTGAAGCAagacgcggcggcgtcgccgcTGTCGCCGTCGGAGATCAGGGCCCACCTCGACAGGCTCGGCGACCAGCTCTTCACCGGCGCCTGCGCCGTGCCGCCTCCGCactccaaatccaaatccaagTTCAAG ATACCGGAGGCCTTCAACGTGTTCGACGCGCAGGTGGCGCAGCAGCGGCTGCAAGGGATCACCACCCTCGTCTCCTCCAAGGAG ggaaTCACGGTGATATACTCCAAGAGGGGAGGGAACCCGGCGGTGAGCAGCCACTCGGAGTGGCTCCTGACGGTGCCTGGGGCTCCTGACGTGATCAACGCTAAGCTGGTTCCCATCACCTCCCTGCTCAGGGgcgtcgccggcaccggcTTCCTCTCGCACGCCATCAACCTCTACCTCAGAT ATAAGCCTCCGTTGGGTGACCTCAAGTACTTCCTGGATTTCCAGCACCATAGGATGTGGGCTCCCGTGCTCGGGGAGCTGCCCCTCGGCCCATGCTCCAACCGCCAGGGCTCCAGCCCAGCGCTGCATTTCAGCCTTCTGGGGTCCAAGCTCTATGTCAGCTCAAGCCAG GTGTTTGTGCCGAATCTGCCGGTCACCGGGATGAGGCTGCACCTCGAGGGCAAGAAAAACAACCG GCTAGGCATCCACCTGCAGCACCTGGCGGCCACGCCGACGTTCATGGCCGCCGTCCGGAACGACAGATCGCCGCCGCAATGGCAGGTCTCCGACGACCACCGCTACTACGAGCCGGTCCAATGGCGGACGTATGCGCAGGTCTGCACCGCGCCGGTCAAATATGACCCCCGGTGGTGCTCCGACGCCGCCAACgatcgccgtcgtcgtcccgACACCGccttcgtcgtctccggcgcgCAGCTCCACGTCAAGGCGCATGACTCCACCAACGTGCTGCACCTCAGGCTGCTCTACTCCGAGCTGCCCGGGTACGCCGTCGTCCAGTCAAGGTGGgcgcgcggcacggcgaggcTGCCCGGgaagtcgtcgtcgtcgagctTCCTGTCGATGCCGTTCTCAGGATCGTCGTCGTCTACGTCGTCATCGTCCGGGGACGCCTCCCAAAAGGCGCGTCCTCCGGTGGTCGTCAACATCAACTCCGGCGTGTTTGCCGGTGCGCCTCCGGTGCCCGTCGGCGCGCAGAAGCTGCTCAAATTCGTCGACACCTCGCAGGTGACCATGGGGCCGCAGGACAGCCCCGGGTACTGGCTCGCCACCGGCGCAAGGCTCGACGTCGACAAAGGGAAGATCTCGCTGCATGTCAAGTTCTCTTTGCTGGCGCCGGCATCTCTTTGA
- the LOC100844376 gene encoding MACPF domain-containing protein At1g14780 isoform X2, translating to MQMSEVFNQRCSVEGKIPSGLFNACFDLDSGSWAQDASSTKCLAMDGYFISLLELRLERRRPLALAQHVLHDVPAAWDPSAIASFIDKYGTHVMTGLSMGGQDVVYVKQDAAASPLSPSEIRAHLDRLGDQLFTGACAVPPPHSKSKSKFKIPEAFNVFDAQVAQQRLQGITTLVSSKEGITVIYSKRGGNPAVSSHSEWLLTVPGAPDVINAKLVPITSLLRGVAGTGFLSHAINLYLRYKPPLGDLKYFLDFQHHRMWAPVLGELPLGPCSNRQGSSPALHFSLLGSKLYVSSSQVFVPNLPVTGMRLHLEGKKNNRLGIHLQHLAATPTFMAAVRNDRSPPQWQVSDDHRYYEPVQWRTYAQVCTAPVKYDPRWCSDAANDRRRRPDTAFVVSGAQLHVKAHDSTNVLHLRLLYSELPGYAVVQSRWARGTARLPGKSSSSSFLSMPFSGSSSSTSSSSGDASQKARPPVVVNINSGVFAGAPPVPVGAQKLLKFVDTSQVTMGPQDSPGYWLATGARLDVDKGKISLHVKFSLLAPASL from the exons ATGCAGATGTCTGAGGTGTTCAACCAGCGTTGCTCGGTGGAAGGGAAGATCCCGTCGGGGCTCTTCAACGCCTGCTTCGACCTCGACAGCGGCTCCTGGGCGCAGGACGCGTCCTCCACAAAGTGCCTCGCCATGGACGGCTACTTCATCTCCCTCCTCGAGCTCCGCCTcgaacgccgccgcccgctcgcccTCGCGCAGCACGTCCTCCACGACGTCCCTGCCGCCTGGGACCCCTCCGCCATCGCAAG CTTCATTGACAAGTACGGGACGCACGTGATGACGGGGCTGAGCATGGGCGGGCAGGACGTGGTGTACGTGAAGCAagacgcggcggcgtcgccgcTGTCGCCGTCGGAGATCAGGGCCCACCTCGACAGGCTCGGCGACCAGCTCTTCACCGGCGCCTGCGCCGTGCCGCCTCCGCactccaaatccaaatccaagTTCAAG ATACCGGAGGCCTTCAACGTGTTCGACGCGCAGGTGGCGCAGCAGCGGCTGCAAGGGATCACCACCCTCGTCTCCTCCAAGGAG ggaaTCACGGTGATATACTCCAAGAGGGGAGGGAACCCGGCGGTGAGCAGCCACTCGGAGTGGCTCCTGACGGTGCCTGGGGCTCCTGACGTGATCAACGCTAAGCTGGTTCCCATCACCTCCCTGCTCAGGGgcgtcgccggcaccggcTTCCTCTCGCACGCCATCAACCTCTACCTCAGAT ATAAGCCTCCGTTGGGTGACCTCAAGTACTTCCTGGATTTCCAGCACCATAGGATGTGGGCTCCCGTGCTCGGGGAGCTGCCCCTCGGCCCATGCTCCAACCGCCAGGGCTCCAGCCCAGCGCTGCATTTCAGCCTTCTGGGGTCCAAGCTCTATGTCAGCTCAAGCCAG GTGTTTGTGCCGAATCTGCCGGTCACCGGGATGAGGCTGCACCTCGAGGGCAAGAAAAACAACCG GCTAGGCATCCACCTGCAGCACCTGGCGGCCACGCCGACGTTCATGGCCGCCGTCCGGAACGACAGATCGCCGCCGCAATGGCAGGTCTCCGACGACCACCGCTACTACGAGCCGGTCCAATGGCGGACGTATGCGCAGGTCTGCACCGCGCCGGTCAAATATGACCCCCGGTGGTGCTCCGACGCCGCCAACgatcgccgtcgtcgtcccgACACCGccttcgtcgtctccggcgcgCAGCTCCACGTCAAGGCGCATGACTCCACCAACGTGCTGCACCTCAGGCTGCTCTACTCCGAGCTGCCCGGGTACGCCGTCGTCCAGTCAAGGTGGgcgcgcggcacggcgaggcTGCCCGGgaagtcgtcgtcgtcgagctTCCTGTCGATGCCGTTCTCAGGATCGTCGTCGTCTACGTCGTCATCGTCCGGGGACGCCTCCCAAAAGGCGCGTCCTCCGGTGGTCGTCAACATCAACTCCGGCGTGTTTGCCGGTGCGCCTCCGGTGCCCGTCGGCGCGCAGAAGCTGCTCAAATTCGTCGACACCTCGCAGGTGACCATGGGGCCGCAGGACAGCCCCGGGTACTGGCTCGCCACCGGCGCAAGGCTCGACGTCGACAAAGGGAAGATCTCGCTGCATGTCAAGTTCTCTTTGCTGGCGCCGGCATCTCTTTGA